From uncultured Pseudodesulfovibrio sp.:
GGATATTTATAATCGCCTTATGGACTATATCCTCCGTGAAGCCCGTGATGCAGGGGTACGCCAAGACGGTGGCCTCGTGCTCAAATTGGATTTGACCATTGAACAACTCGCGCAACTTATGGGGGCCTCTCGGCAAACCGTTTCCACGTTGCTTAATGACATGGAGCGTGCTGGTCTTATGGAAAAACGTGGACGGGGAGAATATTTTATCCCAGACGTAGACGCGTTGGAGCGGGCTGTCGGTGAGTGACTGTTTTAAACAAGAAATAATCTTAAAATTAGCCTGGATATGAAAAATCCGGGTTATTTTTTTGTCTTTTTCATCTCATTTGTCGGCTATCTGACATACACAGGTATTGGAGCGGTGTATTCTCCCAATCAGAATAGGGTTTTCTTTGTGTAATCCTCCGTACGGGGCGTGGCTGCCGTTCGGGAAACCAGGGAAGGAGAAATGTATGGCTAAAGAACCGAGACCTATTGACGAACTGACTATTTGGGACGACGCGAAAGCAATGCTCAAAAAGGCCAGAAGGGAAGGCGTTGAAACTGTCCATGATCGTTTGGATCAGCAAACGCCTCATTGCAAATTTTGTGAACTTGGTACCACTTGTCGCAACTGTACCATGGGGCCGTGTCGCGTCAGCGAAAAGCGTCCCCGTGGAGTGTGTGGCGCAGATGCTGATGTTATCGTTGCCCGTAACTTTGGCCGGTTTGTGACCGGTGGCGCAGCTGGCCATTCCGATCATGGCCGTGATCTCATCGAGGTACTGGAGGCCATTGTCGAGGGCGAGGCTCCTGACTACAAGATTACCGATGAAGGCAAGCTGTTCAGGTTGGCCGGTGAAGTCGGTATTGAGACTGAAGGTCGTGAACTCATGGCCGTGGCTGAGGATCTCATGGAATGTTTCTTTGCCGATTTTGGCTCTCGCAAGAAATCTGTTTCGCTGCTGTCTCGTGTACCGGAAGTCCGCAAGAAAAAATGGGCAAAGCTCGGCATGACTCCGCGCGGTGTTGACCGTGAGATTGCCGAGATGATGCACCGCACTCATATGGGCTGCGACAACGATGCACCGAACACGCTTATTCACGCTGCCCGAACTGCTCTGGCTGATGGCTGGGGTGGTTCTATGATCGGAACCGAGCTTTCTGATGTTATCTTCGGCACCCCCACTCCCAAGATGTCCACGGCCAATCTCGCGGTCATCAAGGAAGACAAGGTCAACCTGCTCGTTCATGGTCATAACCCAGTCGTCTCCGAGATGATTTTGGCCGCAGCACGTGAGCCGGAAATGGTGGCGCGTGCCAAAGAACTTGGTGCTACTGGTATTAATGTGGCCGGTCTTTGTTGTACCGGTAACGAGCTGCTCATGCGTCAGGGTATCCCCATGGCGGGCAATCATCTCATGACCGAGTTGGCGATTATCACCGGGGCTGTCGAGGCCGTTGTGGTAGACTACCAGTGTATTATGCCGAGTCTTGTACAGATATCCGGCTGCTATCACACCAAATTCATCGATACGGCCAACAAGGCGCGTTTCACTGGTGCCATTCATTTTGATTTCCAGCCGCGTACGGCCATGAAGCAGGCGCGGGAAATCGTGTCCATCGCTATTGAGGCCTTTGCCGAGCGTGATGCTGGGCGCGTGGAAATTCCCGGAGAACCCATCGAAATCATGACTGGATTTTCTAACGAAGCCGTGATTGAAGCCTTGGGCGGCACCCTCGATCCGTTGGTCAAAGCCATTGCCGATGGCGATATTCGTGGTGCGGTGGGTATTGTTGGCTGCAACAATCCCAAGATCAAGCACGACTCCCTCAACGTTGGGCTGACCAAGGAACTGATCAAGAAGGATATCCTCGTCATCGTCACAGGATGTGTCACCACGGCCGCAGGCAAGGCTGGTCTTCTTGTGCCAGAAGCCATCGAGATGGCTGGTCCCGGTCTGAAGAAAATCTGTGGTGCGCTCGGTATTCCACCGGTTCTACATTACGGTTCCTGTGTGGATAATTCCCGTATCATTCAATTGTGCGCCGCCTTGGCCAATGAGCTGGGTGTGGACATCTCTGATTTGCCCGTGGGTGCATCGTCGCCTGAATGGTATTCGGAAAAGGCTGCTGCCATTGGTCTCTATGCTGTGGCATCAGGTATTTATACTCATCTTGGGCATCCGCCGAATATCCTCGGTTCCGAAACCGTTACCAATCTTGCCGTGTCCGGTCTTGAAGATTTGGTTGGCGCGTCCTTCTTTATCGAACCCGATGCGGTTAAGACCGCCGAAATGTTCGATGAACGCATCAAAGCCAAGCGTAAAGGTCTTGGGTTGAGCGAATAAGAATGCCTCCGGCGGCCGGGGGAAGGGGAGAAGGAAACCCTTTGAAAAGGGTTCTCCCTCTCCCCTTCCCCCGGACCCCCATCCTCTTTCCTTTCCTAAACTTTTTGTGCGCTTGCGGCGAGGGTTAGGAGAGCGAAAAGGTGAGGCGTGAATTTTCATTGGTGCAAAATTGCATAGAGTTAAAAGAGTCGTATTTTCGTGATACCCCGCGAAGCGCGACAAAAAGTTTAGGAGATTCTTAAGAACCTTTTCCAAAAGGTTCTTAAGCCGCCGGAGGCACATTCATGAAAATAGCATTTGCCGGGAAAGGTGGGGTTGGTAAAACCTCGTTGGCAGCGTGGACTGCCGACTGGTTGGCCCGGAACGGGAAGAATGTCTGGTTGGTGGATGCGGATACCGCGTTGTCGCTGGGGCAGGCCTCTGGCATGGCATTGGATCAGTTACCGCAGCCACTCATTCAGCGAGAGGATTTGGTGCGGGAACGTATTCATGCCGGGGGATTTCTGAATTTGAACCCGGACGTCGGGGATTTGCCTGAAGAGCTGGCCGTGGATGTGCCGTTGGGTGGAGAGCCGGTTGACGGCATGACACCGGGGCGCAAACGGCTTCTCGTTATGGGTGCCGTGACCAATGCGGGCGGCGGTTGTGCCTGTGACGCCAATGCGTTGTTAAAGGCTTTGTTGGCGCATATTGTTATGGATCGGGACGAATGGGTTCTGGTGGATCTTGAAGCCGGTGTCGAACATCTGGGACGTGGAACCGTGACCCACGTGGATGGATTGGTGATTGTGTCCGAGCCGTCCATGCGGAGTTTGCAGACCGGTGCTGAGGTGGGGCGCATGGCTTCTGATCTCGGATTGACCAATCAGGCTTTGGTCCTCAATCGATACGCAGGAGGTGAACCACCGGATTTGGATGGTTTGCCAGAGTGGTCGCTTTCCATTCCTCCGCTTGATGGATTGGTGGGACGACAGATGACGGATGCCTCCGTTTTGTCATTGCCGGAAGTTGATCGTTTGGATGGATATATTGGGGAGTTGCTGAGTCGTTTGAGCCCATAGCTCACTGCGTGTCATAGACATCTTTGTTACTACATCGGGTGTGCTTGCAGGCATGCCCGATGTTTTGTCATTTAATAATTGAGCATGTTGGTTTTTTTTTGCGATACTGTTGACTCGTAAAAGAACCTATGGAGTTTGCGTTTGTTTGATCACAGTATCGTTTTTGACCTCTTTTTATTGGGTTTCGCCGTTGCCATCACATTTGTTGTCGTGAGCTTTATAAAGAGGCGCGAAGACGAAAGACGGCATCGCGCGAAGAATCTTTTTTTGCAAACATTGATTGATAATATTCCGAGCCCTGTTTTTTATAAAGATACGAAGGGGGAATATCTTGGGTGCAACAAAGCTTTTCGTACGATGCTCGGACGTGAAATGCATGAAATAGTGGGCAAGACGGTTTTTGATTTGGCCCCGAGAGAACTTGCCGGAATATACAAGAAAGCAGACGACGATCTTTTTGCTGTGGGTGGTGAACAACGATATGAAACACAGTTGCAGTCTGCCGATGGTACCATACATGAGGTATTTTTTACGAAATCCTTATTTCAGGATACGGCGGGAAAGACAGCTGGGCTGCTCGGTGTCATGCTTGACATTACTGATCGCAAGAGAGCCGAAGAGGCGTTGAGACTGGCGCATGATGAATTGGAGCAGCGGGTTGAAGAGCGGACTGCCGAGTTAGCTGCAACCAATCTTTTTTTAGAGCGTGAAATTAAGGAACGTATAAAGGCGGAAAAGGAAAGTCGTGCCAAGAGCGATTTCCTTAATTCAGTCATTAATTCCATCAATCATGGGCTCGTAGTTATTGATATTGAAGACTATACCGTCAAGCTTGCCAACTCCGCGGCCTCTGAAGGACGCTTGGTGGAAGATGTCTGTTGTCATAAGCTGTTGCATGGCAGCGACATGCCGTGTGGAGAGAATGTTTGTCCGGTGCATGTCGTCAAGAAAACGAAAAAACCTGCGGTTGTTCAGCATGATCACATTAACCCTGATGGCACTGTGTCATACGTGGAAATTCACGCTTATCCCGTGTTCGATGAAGACGGGAAGTTGATTCAGATTATTGAGAACATCATGGATATAACGTCACGTAAGCAATCTGAACAGGCCATGCTTGAAGCCAAGGAGATGGCTGAAACCACGAGTCGTCTCATGTCAGAATTTCTCGACATGGTATCACATGAATTACGGACTCCCATGACCTCGGTACAGGGATTTGCCAAGCTTATAGATAAGACGGTCAGGAATCATTTTGAGCCGTTGGCGGAAGGCGATGAGCGTTTGACGAAGCAGGCGGGGCGTATCAGGGGGAACCTTGGTATCATTATGTCTGAAAGCGGCCGGTTGACGGAACTCATCAACGATCATCTTGATTTGTCGAAGTTGGAATCGGGCCGAGTCGAATGGCGTAATGACAGGATCGTTTCAGGGGAATTGATTGAGCGGGCGCGTGCGGCGACTCATTCTCTTTTCCATGATGATGCAGTTGATCTGGTGGTTGAAGTGGAGAAAGGCCTACCTCCATTCAATGGGGATTCTGACAGATTGCTTCAAGTACTGATAAATCTTATTTCCAATGCCGTAAAATTCACTTCTGAAGGTGGTGTCACCTGTGGCGTGACGAGGCGGGATAACGATCTTCTGTTTTGTGTTGCTGACACCGGAATAGGTGTCCCTGAAGATCAGCAGGAGATTATTTTTAGCAAATTTAGTCAACTACAGACTCGAAAAAGCGGCAAGCCTTCTGGCACAGGCCTTGGCCTCCCAATTTCGCGGGAAATCATCAGTTATCATGGTGGTGAAATTTGGGTTGAAAGCCAGCATGGACAAGGGAGTCGGTTCTGTTTTTCAATCCCCATCAAATAGAAACATTCTTTTATATGAGAAAAGGCCTGCGATCATATGATCGCAGGCCTTTATGTGTTCATGTGCAGATAGGATCAAGACTCGTGAGAGCCGTTTGATTCCATCGCAATGTCGCCTATTTCATGCAGAGCCTTGCCTCGTGCTTGTGCCAACTTTTTCCATTTGCGTTTTTCCTTTTTCAGCGCTTCGATTGTATGCAGCAGGTTTTGGACCGTGTGGGCTGGATAGCCATGGGTTCCTCGGTTCCCTCTACGTACCTCTTCATCGTTGCGCTGTCGGATCGCAATAAGCTGGTTGGCGTCAAGAATCATTGGCTCTCCTCATGGTCGAGGGCTAGGCTGTTTTGCAGAACGTTTGCTGCGAATATTCAAGGCGTTCCTTGTATTCTTCCTGCTTGCCCTTGTTCCACCGACCAACAGGGCGGTAGTATCCGACGACACGGGTGTAAACCTCGGTTTCTTTATTACAAGTGGGGCATTCGAAATGCTCGCCATAAATGTACCCGTGATCTTCGCAGACTGAGAACGTGGGTGTAACCGAGATGTATGGAATCTTGGTCTTGGTCATGGCCTTGATCAGGAAGTTCTTTACGCTCTCTTCATCTGGAGCAGCTTCGCCGAGGAAGGTGTGGAAGACCGTGCCACCATTGTACAGGGTTTGCAATTTATCCTGATGCTCAAGGGCGAAGAAGACATCCGAGCTGGAACCCACCGGCAGCAACGTGGAGTTGGTGTAGTAGGGAGTCTCGCCACCAGAGGTGTAGATATCGGAGTACAGCTCCTTGTCGATCTTGGCCAGACGGTAGCAGGTGCCTTCGCCGGGTGTCGCTTCAAGGTTGTACAGGTTGCCGGTCTCTTCCTGGAACTTGACGACCAGACCGCGCAACTGATTGAGGGTGCGCTGCATCAGGCGGGAGCCGGATTCGGTGTTCACGCCCTTGCCGAGCAGGTTCATGCACGCCTCATGGCCGCCGATGAGACCGATGGTCGAGAAGTGGCCCTTGAAACCGTTTTTCAGGTAGCGGCGGGAGAACGGGAACATTCCGGCGTTCAGGTTCTTTTCCACGACCTTGCGCTTGAATTCCAAAGACTCGCTGGCGAGATGTGCATATTCGTTGACGAGGTCGAAGAAGTCTTCTTCGTTGTGTGCCAGATAAGCGAGTTTTGCCAAGTTCAAGGTGACAACGCCGATGGAGCCGGTCAGATCACCAGCACCGAACAGGCCGCCGGTCTTTTTGCGGATTTCACGCAGATCCATCTGCAAACGGCAGCACATGGAACGAACATCTTCCGGGTTGAGGTCGGAGTTGATGAAGTTCTGGAAGTAGGGTGCGCCATATTTGGCGGTCATCTGAAGGAGCAGCTTGCCTTCCTTGGATTCCCAGGGGAAGTCCTCGGTCACGTTGTACGTGGGGATGGGGAAGGAGAAGATGCGGCCATCAGCGTCGCCTTCGAGCATGACTTCAAGGAAGGCCCTGTTGATCATGGCCATTTCCTCGGCATATTCGCCGTAGGTGGAATCCTGCAACTGGCCGCCGATGATGATTGCTTCGTTGGCAATGTGGGACGGCGGGACAAAGTCAAAGGTAAAGTTGGTGAACGGGCTTTGACCGCCCCAGCGGGACGTGGCGTTCAGGTTG
This genomic window contains:
- the cooS gene encoding anaerobic carbon-monoxide dehydrogenase catalytic subunit, whose translation is MAKEPRPIDELTIWDDAKAMLKKARREGVETVHDRLDQQTPHCKFCELGTTCRNCTMGPCRVSEKRPRGVCGADADVIVARNFGRFVTGGAAGHSDHGRDLIEVLEAIVEGEAPDYKITDEGKLFRLAGEVGIETEGRELMAVAEDLMECFFADFGSRKKSVSLLSRVPEVRKKKWAKLGMTPRGVDREIAEMMHRTHMGCDNDAPNTLIHAARTALADGWGGSMIGTELSDVIFGTPTPKMSTANLAVIKEDKVNLLVHGHNPVVSEMILAAAREPEMVARAKELGATGINVAGLCCTGNELLMRQGIPMAGNHLMTELAIITGAVEAVVVDYQCIMPSLVQISGCYHTKFIDTANKARFTGAIHFDFQPRTAMKQAREIVSIAIEAFAERDAGRVEIPGEPIEIMTGFSNEAVIEALGGTLDPLVKAIADGDIRGAVGIVGCNNPKIKHDSLNVGLTKELIKKDILVIVTGCVTTAAGKAGLLVPEAIEMAGPGLKKICGALGIPPVLHYGSCVDNSRIIQLCAALANELGVDISDLPVGASSPEWYSEKAAAIGLYAVASGIYTHLGHPPNILGSETVTNLAVSGLEDLVGASFFIEPDAVKTAEMFDERIKAKRKGLGLSE
- a CDS encoding ArsA-related P-loop ATPase, producing MKIAFAGKGGVGKTSLAAWTADWLARNGKNVWLVDADTALSLGQASGMALDQLPQPLIQREDLVRERIHAGGFLNLNPDVGDLPEELAVDVPLGGEPVDGMTPGRKRLLVMGAVTNAGGGCACDANALLKALLAHIVMDRDEWVLVDLEAGVEHLGRGTVTHVDGLVIVSEPSMRSLQTGAEVGRMASDLGLTNQALVLNRYAGGEPPDLDGLPEWSLSIPPLDGLVGRQMTDASVLSLPEVDRLDGYIGELLSRLSP
- a CDS encoding ATP-binding protein translates to MSFIKRREDERRHRAKNLFLQTLIDNIPSPVFYKDTKGEYLGCNKAFRTMLGREMHEIVGKTVFDLAPRELAGIYKKADDDLFAVGGEQRYETQLQSADGTIHEVFFTKSLFQDTAGKTAGLLGVMLDITDRKRAEEALRLAHDELEQRVEERTAELAATNLFLEREIKERIKAEKESRAKSDFLNSVINSINHGLVVIDIEDYTVKLANSAASEGRLVEDVCCHKLLHGSDMPCGENVCPVHVVKKTKKPAVVQHDHINPDGTVSYVEIHAYPVFDEDGKLIQIIENIMDITSRKQSEQAMLEAKEMAETTSRLMSEFLDMVSHELRTPMTSVQGFAKLIDKTVRNHFEPLAEGDERLTKQAGRIRGNLGIIMSESGRLTELINDHLDLSKLESGRVEWRNDRIVSGELIERARAATHSLFHDDAVDLVVEVEKGLPPFNGDSDRLLQVLINLISNAVKFTSEGGVTCGVTRRDNDLLFCVADTGIGVPEDQQEIIFSKFSQLQTRKSGKPSGTGLGLPISREIISYHGGEIWVESQHGQGSRFCFSIPIK
- a CDS encoding ribonucleoside triphosphate reductase, with translation MPIQIQKRDGCIETWSTKRIGDAIFKALKGSGIKDPLLASRLAGKVEKKLDGVDVPEQEQVQDTVQQVLMEARLYKVAERYIIYREKRRELRTQNEAYLDISGVTESYLDNVDWRVSENSNMVHSYQGLILHMAGAVQARYMLEKYPEEVRMAHTHGYFHIHDLSFGLAGYCSGWSLRDLLLEGFNLRDRCSSTPAKHFDAACGQIVNFLGTLQNEWAGAQAFNNVDTYLAPFIRYDGLDYETVKQQIQKLLHNLNATSRWGGQSPFTNFTFDFVPPSHIANEAIIIGGQLQDSTYGEYAEEMAMINRAFLEVMLEGDADGRIFSFPIPTYNVTEDFPWESKEGKLLLQMTAKYGAPYFQNFINSDLNPEDVRSMCCRLQMDLREIRKKTGGLFGAGDLTGSIGVVTLNLAKLAYLAHNEEDFFDLVNEYAHLASESLEFKRKVVEKNLNAGMFPFSRRYLKNGFKGHFSTIGLIGGHEACMNLLGKGVNTESGSRLMQRTLNQLRGLVVKFQEETGNLYNLEATPGEGTCYRLAKIDKELYSDIYTSGGETPYYTNSTLLPVGSSSDVFFALEHQDKLQTLYNGGTVFHTFLGEAAPDEESVKNFLIKAMTKTKIPYISVTPTFSVCEDHGYIYGEHFECPTCNKETEVYTRVVGYYRPVGRWNKGKQEEYKERLEYSQQTFCKTA